The sequence below is a genomic window from Bactrocera neohumeralis isolate Rockhampton chromosome 4, APGP_CSIRO_Bneo_wtdbg2-racon-allhic-juicebox.fasta_v2, whole genome shotgun sequence.
tcgaagagccgtcatgttGTTGAAGAACCTTGGGAGCTGGGAGCTCAAAGCGATATGATGAAAATGGTCATTGGCTAGTTTGGGGAGAGTAACGACGATGCGgaacaactttttcaaaatgagtaaaatatcacacataaaatacaacatatatatacaagtctatgtaatatatatataagaaagttgtggttagttacaccatttataactcaagaacggctgaaccgatttggctgaaaattggcgTGGAAgaagcttagaaccagggtaaggacataggataccttttatatCTTTacgtcaaaatttaatacatctcataaatacaaaaattatatttcaaataataagcattttttcaaaatttgaatatttcatttcttcaaaaaaaaaaagcaataaaaaaaaactcacacCAAATTAATATATGCctacaattttaaacaggttcttcttcaaaaataatacaatagctaagtatttgtaatagtagaaaagaactgcaaccaaatatgcagtgcaatggattataactggctcagtaatcagtcgttgagtatgtattatacaacatGCATACAAAAAGACTGATGACCTCCAGTGGCAAATGATGgggctatgtttctattgtcacacaccgacgcaaaaattcggttttattacgattaaagagcgttcaaatacttctcagaatcagttatttgttgtttttatttgagtATGAAcctgcgaggcacccactttgcacatagctttcgaatctttagagcatcattgtcctccGTGCTCAATttgcctgtttccagcttagcaaatgtATTTtgaacggtggatttccctgagcaaaaattcaacagtattttccccaaaaaagcaatgctttattaacacacgaaatgctttatgatccatttttttgtaaactaacacaagtagcttcacaaaaatgctatatcttattaactaatagttataatccaactaatagaaatcatatagatggtagtagtagtattatctatgtatcagccacagtgaagcgtggacgggtcctctagtatatgataaataaagagaaattccttgtatatatatttttttctttgcatgtATTTATTTTACTCAAATACTACCCTAATGCcttgttcagaccgacacttaatcacacgatttcggctgttgaatggattatcccactaatcttaaaaatttggatttcgccatacaaaaatgacagttccaaatcacttcattgaaaggatttcaaactgatccacgctaaatctctctgtgcgactctgattttgcgcactctacttgtcagcactggaaatctgatacattatcacagctgatttagacactacaaagggggaaaaatgtcaacaaacaaatttttttaaaagcaatgaatctaatttcacctgaaaatcgacataacaaatgaaaaaattcatccattatttctattatatggaaaatattaaaaaaagacggcttttatttgaaaatactatatgacaacccttgcttttgataaataataagcgatgtgaattcttgaatgacaataacagctgttttttgatttttctaacggcagtgagaacactgttgggttatgaaatgcttaaatataatctaatcttttaaattttcggtctgaacatggtataaacTCAAAAGGATGTTTTAAACGTCACAGCGCCTTGACACCCAATGACTTCGTTGAGTCGTTGATACTAATGCTCGTGAGAAAATGGCGTTTATAGATCTcggatattttataaatattggaATCCACGtcattagttaaaaaaatgccATCTATACtaattattttgtatggaagcaAATGCTAGATTCGAAAGATTAGATCAAAAAATATGTTAGGCTCACGGtttgaatatagaaaataaaaaatatggagaggtaataaaaaatactcGCTATTGGAACTAGAATATACTGACTGCCAAAAATACTTTATAACTACCGCGAAGAAGCACTGCTTACCATCGATTCTTTTAAAGAGCAAAATTGATTTTGCATCGCATCAACGACTTTATAAGATCCTAGATGTCAGTTACTAGTTCTGaactataaataaaactttataactTACTTAGAGTATATTGAATAGAACACAACcactaaaaaaaactaactaTTCATACACTATCTTTCGTGCTCATTCCCAGTTCCATGAGCTCCAACAGGTAATCATAGTTGGGAAAAGCATGCAACTTTTCGGTTATGTTCTTTCTTCTCGAAGTTATGAAGATGGTTCTTTCGCTTCAATGCTCAGCGCTGAGCACACTCCAACAACAAATGTTCCCATTTACAAACCTTTTGTTTCCAAACTGTTCTCGGCTCTCGCTTGCGCGTTCAGCAATTcgctttgatttatttttccttttctgCACTTGGCGCGGTTATTCTCTTGATCATGATCATGGCCCTGAATGAAACTATGTTTGGTTGCTTTTGTGCCTGCCTCGTATGCTAATCGGCTTTCTTTCGTCGctttttctttgctttcatttttattttgcttcattTGGCTATCGCTGAACCGACGCTGTAGTATAAATTGAGGGTATCCCGGCATTCCCAGTTTTAGTCTTTGAGTGAATTTGTTTTCGAACGTACCACCTTGAATCTGGTTTAAAGTAGAAAGCCTGCTTGAGTTGTAATCATGAAGCGGTGCTTAGGTGGGTGAAATACTAactagtttttgttgtaaattgtgTGGAAActagtacaaaaataaaaactgtgtaaattcaatttcagttgtaaattattgtttttttatcatccttagttgttgtatttttattaaattactttcTGAGCCGCGATGTCGCCGCCAATGTAATACAGGATCGTAATCTCTTTGCCACCGAACTCTTTCAAACGATCGCCAGCGAGAAGCAGAACGAAAATGTGATCATCTCACCGGTGGCAATACAAACTGCGCTCGGTTTGGCATACTACGGCGCCGATGGTAAAACCGCTAAGGAGTTGCAACGCAGCTTACATGCACAGTCGCAGAGTCGCAGCGGCATTGCGAAGAGCTATTACAAGCTGTTGCATTCTTTTGTCAAGCCAAAGACCACATTGGAGATCGCCAATAAAATCTACGCAAAGGATGAGTTGGTCATTGAACCGGAATTCCGTGAAGCAGCACAGAAGTACTTTGACTCCGATGCCGAGCAATTGGATTTCACCAATGAACCAAAAGCCGTAGACTTGATCAACAAGTGGTTGGCCGAGAAGACGAatgacaaaatacaaaatgttttgaACAATGTCGAACCCGATATTAATGTAGCGCTTGTCAATGCAATCTACTTCAAAGCCAAGTGGGCACGTCCTTTCATGGATGATGCCACATCGGATCGTGTATTCTTTATTAACGCAAACGAAACGGTTAAGGTGCCCACTATGTTCGCCGACAATTGGTACAACTATGCCGAATATGCAGAATTGGATGCCAAGGCGATTGAGTTATTCTTCGAGAATACCGATTTGCGTATGTGGTTTATATTGCCGAATCAACGTAACGGTCTTTACGAGTTGGAACAAAAATTGAAGGGTGTGGACTTTGATGAGCTCGAAAAGCGTTGGGAATGGAGCAGCGTAACAGTGAATTTACCAAAATTCGGTTTCGAATTTGATACTGACTTGAAGCCATATTTGCTGAAGGTGCTTATAAACTTAAAAACACAGTGCTACTTaagtgttttattattaaatatttgtttttattatcttcAGCTGGGCATCAAGACCATGTTCACCGATGAAGCCGATTTTAGCAACATTTTCCACGAGTCACCAATCAGCACACGCGTCTCACGTGTTCAACACAAAGCTTTTATTGATGTGAATGAGATCGGTTGCGAAGCGGCTGCTGCTAGCGGTgagtttgaattttaaattaattcaaatgctagagatttaaaattattattattttaattttttattactttgtatTTTTAGTTGCTGTGGGCGTGCCAATGTCCTTGCCGTGGGATCCGAAAACTTTCATTGCTGATCATCCCTTCGTATTCATCATTCGTGACCCTCATGCCATCTACTTTACTGGCCACATTGCCAGATTTTAGTTAAGGAAGTTTAAGAAGCAGTTTTTACTGTCGCttatatctatttattttttaagaaacatTCATGAATttgcacttaaatatttaataaattataagctTACATATTGAAGTTTTTGCTGCTTTATTTTTGGATGGAGTTAGTGTTTGCAATTAAAATAGAGCTGGTTGTTTTACATATNNNNNNNNNNNNNNNNNNNNNNNNNNNNNNNNNNNNNNNNNNNNNNNNNNNNNNNNNNNNNNNNNNNNNNNNNNNNNNNNNNNNNNNNNNNNNNNNNNNNAATGAGATAAAGTAATTTTTAGCGAGACTAACTCTTTGAATGGAGAAATGAGGAAAGTGTGATGAAGAAGGAAGCTCAATGAAAAATCATGACATGGCAATCCTAAAGGGCTCGCAAGCCTGTTACATGAGGCAATGGGAGGCAACTGTGTTTGCCGGTGGATAACTGAAAAGTGAATGTGCCGATTTCTATATCGGTTTTCAACATGCAGAGAAAtattggtttttctttttttttaattacacttcCCACAACCCTATCTATAGCCcttattgttgtaattgtagCGACAGAATTCTGCCCAGTTGACAGTCCATGGGCGGATAAAACTCCGAGTCCGTTCCGATTACGTAGACCCTAATGTCGTGGGAACGGAACTATAGTCCTTAAAGTCCATCGCCaacaaatttattcaaatttatccATTAAAGATTAgataatcaataactaattatcGAGTATGTTAACCACGTaaggatgtatgtatgttcgaatagcaattgcccgcctgaagaacaacaaagcggcaggagccgacggattgccggccgagctattcaaatacggcggcgaagaactgataaggagcatgcatcagcttctttgtaaaatatggtcggacgaaagcatgcccaacgattggaatttaagtttgctatgcctaatccataaaaaaggagaccccacaatctgcgccaactaccgtgggattagcctgctcaacatcgcattaaggttctatcgagcgtattgtgtgaaagattaaagcccaccgtcaacaaactgattggaccttatcagtgtggcttcagacctggcaaatcaacaatcgaccagatattcaccatgcgccaaatcttggaaaagacccgtgaaagaagaatcgacacacaccacctcttcgtcgatttcaaagctgctttcgacagcacgaaaaggagctgcctttatgccgcgatgtctgaatttggtatccccgcaaaactaatacggctgtgtaaactgatgttgagcaacacgaaaagctccgtcaagatcgggaaggacctctccgagccattcgataccaaacgaggtttcagacaaggcgactccctatcgtgcgactttttcaacctgcttctggagaaaatagttcgagctgcagaactaaatagagaaggtaccatcttctataagagtgtacagctgctggcgtatgccgatgatatcgatatcatcggcctcaacacccgcgccgttagttctgctttctccaggctggacaaggaagcacagaaaatgggtctggcagtgaacgagggcaaaacgaaatatctcctgtcatcaaaaaaacagtcgtcgcactcgcgactaggctctcacgtcactgttgacagtcataactttgaagtcgtagatgatttcgtctatcttgcaaccagcgtaaacaccaccaacaatgtcagcctagaaatccaacgcaggataactcttgccaacaggtgctacttcggactgagtaggcaattgagaagcaaagtcctttttcgacgaacaaaaaccaaactctataagtcgctcataattcccgtcctgctatatggtgcagaggcttgggcgatgacaacaaccgatgagtcgacgttacgagttttcgagagaaaaattctgcgaaagatttatggtcctttgcgtattgaccacggcgaatatcgcattcgatggaacgatgagctgtacgagatatacgacgacattgacatagttcagcgaattaaaagacagcggctacgctggctaggtcatgttatccggatggatgaaaacactccagctctgaaagtattcgacgcagtacccaccgtgggaagcagaggaagaggaagacctccactccgttggaagaaccaagaggagaaggacctggcttcgcttggaatatccaattggcgccacgtagcgaaaagaagaaacgactggcgcgctgttgttaactcggctataatcgcttaagcggtgtctacgccaattaagaagaagaatgtatgtatatgctaaatCTCTCAAAAGAGTCTAAATTATCAACACCATTAAAATGAcgactttgaaattttattcagtattgaaatataatttgttttgccTAAACATTATAAGCACATTGCTATCCGACTAACTTCTATTGGCTATCGTTGATCgttattaaataaagaaactCCGAAATTATAATCGAGCCCAGGCCGTCTGTAGTGTAGTGTCTGTAGGCGGACCTTATTTAAGGATGGATGAATAAGAGTTTGGTTGAATGGATTCAGTTCAGTTCATTTTATTGGATTCTTAAACTTATTATGTTGTATATGTAAGCATTTTTTACAATCTAACTGATATGTTTCTTCGTACTTTTCGCACAATGTTTCAAGCTAAAAATGCATTACCGATTATACTGCAAATTTCAAACGTAGCTCGTAACTAGGTGCTATTTGGAGTTAAAGTGAAACTAGTTAGATTACAAACTCTGAATGCATAGTGCTAACTACTTCATTCAGTATGGgccaaatttattttgtttttacacagaaaacaagtttttgaGAGAGTGCCGACAAAGTTATGAGCGCTCaatcgcacatacatatgtatgtacatatggctcACCACTCAATTGCTCCCATTGGCGCTGCGTCGACTCCAAGCGCTCACAATTCACATTGTAATTTGTTTATCACTCGTCGTTGATTTGTTGATGTGTTCACCGCGCGACGCAGTTCATCCCGAAGTTCATTTCGACTACACCAGCAGCGCAGCAACTGCAGCCGAAGAACGGACCAACtgacaacagcagcagcgaACACGCCAGTTAGCGGCAGCATACAGCGGAGTAGTGGCCGACGAAGTCAGAGCAACGACAGTCAGCAACAGTTTGGCGTCCATCGCGTGAATTGCTGCACACAGCATAGAAGTAACGCGTCGTGTTCGGTTGTTTTGCGCGGATTTTCaactcaatttaaatttattttcagttcGTGTGCGCATTTTTACGTTGAAAGAAGTGCAATTTAGCGGAAGCGTTACAATTAGCAAAGACTGCAGttagaaaagaaaacaatttaaacgaTACGAAATGCAAAAGCTGCGCAACACGTGAATATCGCGAATTGTGAAGGTGGAAGTCACAGACGAAGTGAACAACAAGATGTGTAAGTTTAGGTAAGTGAAGTAAGCGCGATGCACGCGATCGTGTGTTGACGTTGCGGTTGAGGAGTGCAGTTTCGGCAAGGAAAAAAGGGTTGCGCCATTTAGTTGAGCGGTGGCGAAGAACATGAATTAGAAGTGAAAAATAGGCAATCGTTGCTTGTTGAGTGAATTTAGCAAAAGTTAACAAAGTGGAAAAGTGAAGTGTCGCTAATGAAATTATATAAGTTTTTAGAATGGATTATGCAAATCAgaaggaaaaataaatacataatctTATATAAGAAATTAGCATTGTAACGGCAAAAAGGGGAAATGCAAAcatgatttcaaaaaattaccaaaataagTGATTTCTGGTTTAATTTGCAACTAAAGCTAAagtgtttttatgtattttttgttgttgctaccaAAGTATTTGTAGCATGCGCAGTAGCACTAACAGAAACAACGGCAGTAGCCGCTTCAAAGCGCTACCGTTGTAACAGTGCGCCGACCGAACCAAGCCGAGATGGTCTCTGATATGCGCGCAAAATCGGAAAAGAAGTGAAAAAGAACATAAGCAgtgtacatacaaattttattcaccttattacatacttacacacatatttgcacaaaaataatcgcatacatacttacgtacaaAACTAGCGCTTGCGTGTCGCACAGCGCGCCAGGAACAACAGCGAACCCTCCTTGCCACAACAAAGCAGTGCAACCTTCGCTGCAACAGCGCAAGTCCCAACAGTCAAACAGCCAGTCGGCGTTTATCGACAAGCAACAATTGCCGACAGCCAACAAAAGTTGCTTTGGTACTCGTACCTACTTAAAAAGCAACAGCCTGCCTCATTATTGACTTCAAAACGGCAGCGctaaaaaactacaacaaaaaatatcgaaaaaaattaaataaaattgtgcaCAAAAATTGCAACGTTGCAAAGAAAGGCTGACAAAAACGCAGCAGCAGAATTTATGCAgctaattttttgttgcaacttttAATGCCGTGCAACCTTGTCTGATTTGGTTGTGTTTTCGGTGCGCAttcaatttacaaaacaaaaaaaaatttcagactaAAGCTGAAAATCGCATTAACAGTGCTCTAGCTACGGTGAAAGTTCGTCAAAGTTTATGGTGTGGCAGTCAGTGAAAACAAATTGTGAAtaagaaatagtttttatactaaaacaaaaatagttaagGTACAAGTATCCTAAATGTCAAACATCGTTGAAATCTGTAAACCACTAGTTCTACTCAAaagctttatatatatttttaaaattgtgtcgTCCATCCCTCACTTTATAAATTCCTTAGTTAGTTGTCCATTAATCTtgatttgatcggtcagtttgtatgacagctacataaatatatgctttAGCTACTCGATTAACAAACCCAAGTTACTCGAACAATTGAGACTGCAACGTTGCCTGCGACAATAGCCaatgacaaatttcgtgaaaatatctcgacAGTGAAAAAAGTTATCAATAAAAGCTCTTGATTCAGATCGTTCAGCAAACTACATATGATTATATTGATCCCATACGAAAAATTTGAAACCTTTTAGAtaattttgcagaatttttctcaaaatgccTCCAGAAATTCTAAGGTTGTTTGCTGTTGGACTTAtagttctttttttcttttacattccAATGTCATGTAATGGATgctctaaaattattttactaagAACTTCGCAAGTTCTATTTAACTTCTATGGTAACATTCTTCCGAAATGACTTGAAAATTTGTAACGAGTTAGACAAGATAGTGAGAATAAGGTATTGATTatagttttcttctttttaaggCGCTTAAGATTTACATCATATAGCCAACGAGTAGTTTATGGAGATACTCCAAAAAGATAAGTGTACATCCAAATGGCagatgaaaatatatacaagatCGTCGCATAATTCATCCTAAAAGCCTCAGTATGCTACTCCAACTTTTCATTACCTAGGAAGGTAGGTAGAGTGTAGTGAAACCACCAGGACTAAAATCCCCTCACTTTATTATGTCTGTATTACATGTTATAATGTTTGCCTACTAAATGTCTACAAGTAAGTTTCTTTATATCGTTATCCTTAGCTCCAGAGTCCTCGTCTCTCAGAGCACTAACATTTCGCTACATAAATTACTTTGCTCGGTCTCATTATCGGTTTATCGTACTAAGTTTTCGGACTCCACATTCTAAAAAGTTTGTTTAAAAGTATTTCCCgtcaattttcgaaattactgTCATTAATTATTTCGAAATGTACAACTTTCAAAAGTGGTGGAATAGTGAGCTTGAAAccgtatatatttttctctaaaTAGCAATCCTTCAAAATTGGTACTTTTAGTACCTACTTTGTGAGAGTCAAAGCTTAGGATACCTACTTTGCTGTATGATCATTGGACTAATTatctaattatatttttatactctgaacaaaAACATCGGAGATGCACTGATTCCCTGGTTTCCTCCTCAATTGGCGATATGCAACGGGGCTGATTTTGACTTAGACCGATATGGTAACCCTACATACGTAAATGTATTTATCTGCCAAAACCCATTATCATTGCTATTTaactagatatcttcacgaaatttggcactgaATTTTGCCTAAAATATCGTTAtacttttcaaacaaattgttccgaattctttgaattttattttttacaccttatttctaaaattatctAGTGACTCATAGCTATTAACAATTGTGtcgccaaattaaaaaaaaaaaaaaatattaccaaaatcGCCTAAAATCGACTCCTTGACTTGGATTAGccggaatatacatacatatacttacatatgcagTTATGTATCTACAAATTGACACAACACAGCCAATGCCTGTCTATTggaaaaattaacgaaaaatttaaaactgcaAAGAAATGTGGCGATAATAAAAAGAAACCgctataataaataatgaagttAAAAGTGAACAATTCGCCACAGTGGGCCGGTGTGCCATGACGGCCGAGCGCAGCTTCTACCAAATTGCTGGAGTCAGACCTTATAGacctactatgtatgtatgtacgtatggaTGCTGACGGTGAGGGTGTCGCCGTTGGCTATTGAGGTTTCTGCGCTGCGCATTCGCATTGGTCGCGCATAATTTGTGATTTACGTCAGTTGATTGTAATCGACAATAAGCCAGTGAATAACTgcaaaaatacatacttacatatagacAGCTAACagtaataatttttggaaataaaataaatgtgaaaaaatcataaaattgaatttttaaattattaataaaatcaacaacaacaaataaacgaCACCTGGAGCTGCAAAATCTTAATCAGTGCGAAAATCATTAgccaacacaacaacagcaacaaagaagTGATTTAAATGGTGCGGTgttataaattttgtgtgtgtcgaaaataaaaattatggagCAGAAAACTACATATATCCAAGTATGCTTGTGTGTTTGGCTACCTACGGTGGTTCCAGCATAATTCCACTGAAGTCATTAAGTTTTTATATTCACCGCCAAATATTTGTGCTTAGGAATGTGTCGGTTGTGTGACATAATCACGCATTTTCAATCGGTGGAATTATCAAATTTTggtgaataaaattatttcaaggtATTCTATCACGCCTAGatacctacatatttatatttgcaacaATTACGCTGAGTTATGATATAATAATGTGTGTAAGAAGCGATTtttagaatttcaaaaaaattaataaatataaataaaaataaatttataaatgaaagtaaaataagaagtgaataaatataaaataaagtgcaGTGTTTagtgaaataaataacaaaCTAAGCATCATAACACTAAATACCGAGTTATTCCAGtcttaaaagcaaaattacGGAAATATGGATAATAGACCGCCGAATAATATGGAGCTTGAAAGGTAAGagattattttttgcaaaattaatttaacctatgtatatatgtatataaataatgtatCTCTAGTTGAATCGCAATTGGAGTTCACCACTCACAAACGTGTTAGAATATAATTAGagctttttgttaatttttcaaaattacattaggttaggttagatgactGATCAAAAATCTCACGTAGTCTTTActgtgaggccatagaaaatGAGAACTATTGTGTTCGGACTTATAGATTGGCAATACACTTTGTAGCCAATGCAAACtggcacaggcgtttaatttccattcccgccagctTCGGTCTGAAGGTATGCGGTCCAAAGTGCGTATGACCTTCCAAACGCGAAACAGTCAAAAAGGAAGCGTTAAGTTATTTTTACCTCatcttctgcagatggcgtctagTAGGATTCCCAGGCTTACTACGTgaacgccaatagggcaatgtcCCAAAACTAGGGAGATGCTAACCTTACTGagagcaaagagatcactagatctcttgcgatcgatcttgggcaaaaggcttttgcgacagcgcatgtactaACGGTGGCCCAGAGCTGATCAAGCTTCCGCGAGGCTCAGCTAttcagtagtagaacacaagacgATACGGACGCACCGATCCGCTCTCATTCTACCGATGGCTTTTCTTACGAGCTCATTAGCTTTACAGTTTACTGCGATTCCTCTGTAGCCTGGCACctataccagtcttatcacaaacaTACTCGATGTTATAGATAGCAAGGTTAGGCCTTATTTGACCAGCTCttaacgcactgttaatgagttcaaggctagtattgccgctctgctaTTTGAGTGGATgctcacttctctgaaggaggcttcACTCCGAAGCAGTAAatttactgctaccttaatggctgcaacctcaaCTGGATGTCGCTGCAATAGTCCGTGAAATCTGAAACTGCAGTTGATCTcttgacagtaaacccctccaccaacct
It includes:
- the LOC126754567 gene encoding serine protease inhibitor 42Dd — its product is MKRCLVVVFLLNYFLSRDVAANVIQDRNLFATELFQTIASEKQNENVIISPVAIQTALGLAYYGADGKTAKELQRSLHAQSQSRSGIAKSYYKLLHSFVKPKTTLEIANKIYAKDELVIEPEFREAAQKYFDSDAEQLDFTNEPKAVDLINKWLAEKTNDKIQNVLNNVEPDINVALVNAIYFKAKWARPFMDDATSDRVFFINANETVKVPTMFADNWYNYAEYAELDAKAIELFFENTDLRMWFILPNQRNGLYELEQKLKGVDFDELEKRWEWSSVTVNLPKFGFEFDTDLKPYLLKLGIKTMFTDEADFSNIFHESPISTRVSRVQHKAFIDVNEIGCEAAAASVAVGVPMSLPWDPKTFIADHPFVFIIRDPHAIYFTGHIARF